One part of the Gossypium raimondii isolate GPD5lz chromosome 1, ASM2569854v1, whole genome shotgun sequence genome encodes these proteins:
- the LOC105776822 gene encoding rust resistance kinase Lr10, with the protein MLRQKFASFFLLLLALLTHFGLHVATGRGIGDKHCGSTFCGNLNISFPFGLRTQAHSCGPNFNGVELVCENNRTIFPMKKGNFLVKHISYVNQTILLVDASLGDDNCSVPHSSSPWLNPSLGVLGLNRADMNDRGEIYVVNCKTKMINSSANYIDASRCSTSPSDAANGYFYFLRTEAAPSDFHPSCTFEALVPITPSDITGVSTFDIYQRLLKGTQFKWYFPNDSKVGDDGWQQWNSVSHVVGSLFLGLMYGISLYIRSNTALILRGTSIEGYFVDAPSRGVQILCVTITGIILARTLLGISCLAVLIIRKLRRRHLLVDDLIENFLQSQTNFMPIRYSYAELKRITGGFKDKLGQGGYGTVFKGKLRSGNLVAIKLLKESKGNGQDFINEVATIGRIHHVNVVQLIGFCVEGKKQALVYDFMTNGSLDKFIFSTGNNSLSWPKMFEIVLGVGRGIEYLHNGCAMKILHFDIKPHNILLDDNFNPKVSDFGLAKLYPVDDSIISLTAARGTFGYMAPELFYKNIGNISYKADIYSFGMMLMEIVGRRKNLKDSVDHSSQNYFPTWIYDQFELGENMKLEDLSENETQIVRKMIIVAFWCIQTKPIYRPSMTKVLNMLESEDELLEIPPKSLVFSIDLSSSN; encoded by the exons ATGCTAAGACAAAAATTTGCATCATTTTTCCTCCTACTCCTTGCTTTGTTAACTCACTTTGGCCTTCATGTTGCCACCGGTAGAGGCATAGGAGACAAGCATTGTGGTTCTACTTTCTGTGGAAACCTTAACATCAGTTTCCCTTTTGGATTAAGAACCCAAGCCCATAGCTGTGGTCCTAATTTTAATGGGGTAGAGCTAGTGTGTGAGAATAACCGCACCATTTTCCCTATGAAAAAAGGGAATTTCCTTGTTAAACACATCTCTTATGTCAACCAAACTATTCTTCTCGTGGATGCGAGTCTAGGGGATGATAACTGCTCCGTTCCTCATAGTTCCTCCCCCTGGCTGAACCCATCTTTAGGGGTACTAGGCCTAAATAGAGCTGATATGAATGATCGTGGAGAGATTTATGTGGTAAATTGCAAGACCAAGATGATAAACTCTTCGGCTAATTACATCGATGCTTCTCGTTGCTCTACTTCTCCTTCAGATGCAGCTAATggttacttttattttttgcgtACTGAAGCTGCGCCCTCTGATTTCCATCCTTCATGCACATTTGAAGCATTGGTTCCAATTACGCCTTCCGATATCACTGGCGTCTCTACTTTTGATATTTACCAAAGGTTGTTGAAGGGCACCCAATTCAAATGGTACTTTCCTAATGATTCTAAGGTTGGTGATGATGGTTGGCAGCAATGGAACTCAGTTTCTCACGT AGTGGGATCGTTGTTCTTGGGGTTGATGTATGGGATTAGCTTATATATACGAAGCAACACGGCCTTAATTCTCCGTGGCACTTCTATAGAGGGTTACTTCGTTGATGCGCCTAGTAGAG GAGTACAGATTTTGTGTGTTACAATAACAG GGATTATATTAGCTCGAACACTTTTGGGGATATCTTGTTTGGCTGTTCTTATTATACGAAAATTAAGAAGAAGACATCTGTTGGTAGATGATTTGATTGAGAACTTTCTTCAAAGTCAAACCAATTTTATGCCTATAAGATATTCATATGCTGAATTAAAGAGAATAACAGGAGGTTTCAAGGATAAATTAGGTCAGGGAGGTTATGGTACTGTGTTTAAAGGTAAACTTCGAAGTGGTAATCTCGTTGCAATAAAATTGCTAAAGGAATCAAAAGGTAATGGCCAAGATTTTATCAATGAAGTAGCAACTATTGGAAGGATTCATCATGTGAACGTGGTGCAACTTATTGGATTTTGTGTGGAGGGAAAAAAACAAGCTCTTGTTTATGATTTCATGACAAATGGGTCGTTagacaaatttatattttcaacagGAAATAACAGCTTGAGTTGGCCAAAGATGTTTGAGATAGTACTTGGAGTGGGTCGGGGcattgaatatttacataatggTTGTGCCATGAAGATTTTGCATTTTGATATCAAGCCACATAACATTCTTTTAGATGACAATTTTAATCCAAAAGTTTCAGATTTTGGTCTCGCAAAATTATATCCAGTGGATGATAGTATTATTTCTCTCACAGCAGCACGTGGTACATTTGGATATATGGCTCCtgaattgttttataaaaatattggaaaTATCTCGTATAAAGCtgatatttatagttttggaatGATGCTAATGGAAATTGTGGGACggagaaaaaatttgaaagattcTGTTGACCATTCAAGTCAAAATTATTTCCCTACATGGATTTATGATCAATTTGAATTAGGGGAGAACATGAAGCTTGAAGACTTGAGTGAAAATGAAACCCAAATTGTGAGGAAAATGATAATTGTAGCCTTTTGGTGCATACAGACGAAGCCCATATATCGTCCTTCAATGACCAAAGTTTTGAATATGCTTGAAAGTGAAGATGAACTCCTTGAAATACCTCCAAAGTCTTTAGTATTTTCTATAGATCTGTCAAGTAGTAATTag